One part of the Desulfonema ishimotonii genome encodes these proteins:
- a CDS encoding PEP-CTERM sorting domain-containing protein: MKKFMTGFGMMVLAVLMITGNAMAISLGNSYDRPAYDLQTLLDDTVGEGVLDAEKDQTGQGVWMESEDGDVDTYLINMVRGDSGRLGIYSAETGDEYYLTASGNDKDADWTSSFSVDDNGQIKINGTWQDAYFGYAFGFFWENTSNALKSYTQSGKNISGYGPDQNVLALSYHLASGVSSKIYDQGHTETKIATGDDWIVAFEDRLNLDGDFNDAVFYVEDIKATAATPEPSTSLLLGIGLICCAVVYRRKRSCEE; the protein is encoded by the coding sequence ATGAAGAAGTTTATGACAGGTTTCGGAATGATGGTTTTAGCCGTACTGATGATCACCGGCAACGCAATGGCGATTTCTCTGGGCAATAGTTATGATCGGCCCGCTTATGATCTTCAGACGCTGCTGGATGATACCGTGGGAGAGGGTGTTTTGGATGCGGAAAAAGACCAGACCGGTCAGGGCGTATGGATGGAAAGCGAGGACGGGGATGTGGATACCTATCTGATCAATATGGTCAGAGGGGATTCCGGGCGTCTGGGGATTTATTCGGCAGAGACCGGGGACGAGTATTATCTGACCGCATCCGGCAATGATAAAGATGCGGATTGGACCTCATCTTTCAGTGTGGATGACAATGGGCAGATCAAAATCAACGGCACATGGCAGGATGCGTATTTCGGCTATGCTTTCGGATTTTTCTGGGAAAATACCAGCAACGCCCTGAAATCATATACGCAGTCCGGTAAAAACATCAGCGGCTACGGTCCTGATCAGAATGTGCTGGCCCTGAGCTACCATCTGGCCAGCGGCGTCAGCAGCAAGATTTACGATCAGGGACATACGGAGACCAAGATCGCGACCGGAGACGACTGGATTGTCGCCTTTGAAGACCGGCTGAACCTTGATGGCGATTTTAACGATGCGGTTTTCTATGTCGAAGATATAAAAGCGACCGCAGCCACACCCGAACCGTCCACAAGCCTGCTCCTTGGCATTGGCCTGATTTGCTGCGCGGTTGTGTATCGCCGGAAAAGAAGCTGCGAAGAATAA
- a CDS encoding DUF4114 domain-containing protein, whose amino-acid sequence MAANVLADEDEPVNADVEAGDETQGNVTLNPGFVKGEISIGDVSSNTVEMTHVVFYADSRDAIGNALRADLTLNKTDDDLGNYDLTVHIPDETWKTGGTQDYRVSCVVKFDNDGDQYLAFKSQHADVLYMSEPKIVNFKMTPGYISGELVTNCEFKSGWIRARTGDRYNDNPNYTEARIETAPAEGDPHRMRFHFPVAPCKSLKVWGHYELANGWAFDLEEKTIGQIAAGEAVDPGWEVHQCNETGCERTLKGQIGVEGLGEGYVLDRHEVYLKGATRRELKNSTGSYEFGDLREGEHQLYVYSRFNKYEDILYHPFADYNSGYYDEGRKYYDFIKKDITCGEKTENVISKAAFVSGKIFFKKDATVVAFKEDQDPENPMPGLTYCLLWGHGMNGARGVAGGDRNGWAQHRVDRDTGKYKLLLTEGEWNIYSSRFDFCHREEIDLCGDGNPKYVNTRMYVYDYTRSNQYGHDASVSLNAGETLGDYNIEYETGAVTIKFHINGGGQLSEPSLYARNITEDENGNRQRMVEVSGWGAPVRGQYADVGEATIIGTPGEYTVQAKAKVNGVMTTFGEEVIHIVAGICQTFEFGAPTLTMDEQASDLDPCGGEITLSGKATDADAVTGITINGEPVDFVSTDNPDDSNEVSFSQTISLEDGVNKIETVVANVNGKETSETRTIRNYTAGVFNISEDGIIKADYLFDGGAYEGELGIFSLDGMGDLEPGSEEFIAEAIRRVLSDSEQGHVLIRDKEQGARFDGPLGASHEGNFNEGPYVGLHQFSMKPGDRAALVLIPDGTFEEVRENPSTTNAKKQPLFSLATANPDDGLYYGQIAGIPVDGMDNSFIEAIAFEDLPVENSDQDYNDLILQLKGATVCSPTLDVVINEEKEWRTGEDGVSSHLNIPAPDENGLWLTFTLKSPADLLVYDPQGRMIGKEGGTIPGATFEWNENGHQVVTLPALEDGDYNIVLRSIGDGGLCHLEVRGFQGDEEVMSEEKPLVIEPHQVLKTVLSVSDFIEKREIAFETPAVSLAPDGTRLPFDLDGDGDVDSDDIDRIGDKWGLCEGDAGYDYFYDLDGDGCIEFYDIASVANQYHVAEEADDDALVVNPQHVTEE is encoded by the coding sequence ATGGCTGCGAATGTGCTCGCCGATGAAGACGAACCCGTGAACGCCGATGTGGAGGCCGGAGATGAAACCCAGGGAAATGTGACCCTGAATCCGGGATTTGTCAAAGGCGAGATCTCCATTGGGGATGTGAGCAGCAACACGGTTGAAATGACACATGTCGTATTCTACGCCGACAGCAGAGATGCCATCGGCAACGCGCTCAGGGCGGATTTGACCCTTAACAAAACTGACGATGATCTGGGAAATTATGATCTGACCGTGCATATTCCTGATGAAACCTGGAAGACCGGGGGAACCCAGGATTACAGGGTCAGTTGTGTTGTAAAATTTGACAATGACGGAGATCAGTATCTTGCATTTAAATCACAGCACGCTGATGTGCTGTACATGAGCGAACCGAAGATTGTCAATTTCAAAATGACACCGGGATATATCAGCGGTGAACTGGTGACGAACTGTGAATTTAAGAGCGGCTGGATACGGGCCAGAACGGGGGACCGCTATAATGACAATCCGAACTATACAGAAGCGCGGATTGAAACGGCGCCTGCGGAGGGCGATCCCCACAGGATGAGATTCCATTTTCCGGTAGCGCCCTGTAAGAGTCTTAAGGTGTGGGGACATTACGAGCTGGCAAACGGATGGGCATTCGATCTGGAAGAGAAGACGATCGGGCAGATTGCCGCAGGCGAAGCGGTTGATCCGGGCTGGGAGGTTCACCAGTGCAACGAAACCGGATGCGAAAGAACGCTGAAAGGACAGATTGGCGTCGAAGGGCTGGGAGAAGGCTATGTACTTGACCGCCACGAAGTCTATCTGAAAGGCGCAACCCGGAGAGAGTTGAAGAACAGCACGGGCAGCTATGAGTTCGGTGATCTGCGAGAGGGCGAACACCAATTGTATGTTTACAGCCGTTTCAACAAATACGAGGATATTCTGTATCATCCGTTTGCCGACTACAACTCAGGTTATTACGATGAGGGGCGCAAATATTACGATTTCATTAAAAAAGATATTACCTGCGGCGAGAAGACCGAAAACGTTATCTCCAAGGCGGCTTTTGTTTCCGGCAAAATTTTTTTTAAAAAAGATGCGACGGTCGTTGCCTTCAAAGAAGATCAGGATCCTGAAAACCCGATGCCCGGCCTGACATACTGTCTGCTCTGGGGACACGGCATGAACGGCGCAAGGGGTGTTGCCGGCGGGGATCGCAACGGGTGGGCACAGCACAGGGTGGACCGGGATACCGGCAAATACAAACTGCTGCTGACCGAAGGCGAGTGGAATATCTATTCCAGCCGGTTTGATTTCTGCCACAGAGAGGAGATCGACCTGTGCGGGGACGGCAATCCGAAGTATGTGAATACCCGTATGTACGTTTACGATTATACCCGGAGCAACCAGTACGGCCACGACGCTTCTGTCTCTCTCAATGCCGGTGAAACCCTCGGTGACTACAATATCGAATATGAAACCGGCGCGGTAACCATTAAGTTCCATATCAACGGCGGCGGACAGCTCAGCGAACCCTCTTTGTATGCCCGAAATATCACAGAAGATGAGAACGGCAACCGTCAGCGGATGGTTGAAGTTTCCGGCTGGGGCGCGCCCGTCAGAGGGCAATACGCGGATGTGGGCGAGGCTACGATCATCGGCACGCCCGGAGAGTACACTGTGCAGGCCAAGGCAAAAGTCAACGGCGTTATGACGACCTTCGGCGAAGAGGTCATCCATATCGTTGCCGGTATATGTCAGACCTTTGAATTCGGCGCGCCCACCCTGACAATGGATGAACAGGCTTCGGACCTTGATCCCTGCGGCGGAGAGATCACTTTGTCCGGCAAGGCCACCGATGCGGATGCGGTGACCGGAATTACGATTAACGGGGAGCCGGTTGATTTTGTTTCCACGGACAATCCCGATGATTCCAACGAAGTTTCTTTCAGCCAAACCATTTCTCTTGAAGACGGGGTGAATAAAATCGAAACCGTCGTCGCCAACGTTAACGGCAAGGAAACATCCGAAACCCGCACCATCCGAAATTATACGGCAGGCGTGTTCAATATCTCGGAAGATGGCATTATCAAAGCGGATTATCTGTTTGACGGCGGGGCTTACGAAGGCGAGCTGGGCATTTTCAGCCTTGACGGAATGGGCGACCTGGAACCCGGATCGGAAGAATTTATTGCCGAGGCCATCCGCCGCGTACTGTCCGATTCCGAACAGGGCCATGTGCTGATCAGAGACAAAGAGCAGGGCGCACGGTTTGACGGGCCGCTGGGCGCAAGCCACGAGGGCAATTTTAACGAAGGGCCTTATGTCGGCTTACATCAATTTTCCATGAAACCCGGCGACAGAGCCGCACTGGTTCTGATTCCCGATGGCACATTCGAAGAAGTGCGGGAGAATCCGTCAACGACGAACGCGAAAAAACAGCCGTTGTTTTCTCTGGCAACCGCCAACCCGGATGACGGCCTGTATTACGGCCAGATCGCAGGCATCCCGGTTGACGGCATGGACAATTCTTTTATCGAAGCCATCGCATTTGAGGATTTGCCTGTGGAAAACAGCGATCAGGATTATAATGATCTTATTCTACAGCTTAAAGGCGCTACGGTTTGTTCTCCCACACTGGATGTGGTGATCAATGAAGAGAAGGAATGGCGTACCGGGGAAGACGGCGTAAGTTCGCATCTCAATATTCCCGCGCCGGATGAAAATGGCCTGTGGCTGACCTTTACGCTGAAATCCCCGGCGGATCTGCTGGTATATGATCCTCAGGGCCGGATGATCGGCAAGGAAGGGGGCACAATTCCGGGTGCGACCTTTGAGTGGAATGAAAACGGTCATCAGGTGGTGACGCTGCCCGCACTGGAAGACGGGGACTATAATATCGTACTCCGGTCCATCGGGGACGGCGGCCTGTGTCATCTCGAAGTCCGGGGTTTTCAGGGGGACGAGGAGGTCATGTCCGAGGAAAAACCGCTGGTCATCGAGCCGCACCAGGTGCTGAAGACCGTTTTGTCCGTGTCGGACTTTATCGAAAAACGCGAGATCGCCTTTGAAACGCCCGCCGTATCTCTCGCACCGGACGGAACCCGGCTGCCCTTTGATCTCGACGGCGACGGCGATGTGGACAGTGATGATATTGACCGCATTGGCGACAAATGGGGCCTGTGTGAAGGTGATGCCGGATATGATTATTTCTACGATCTGGACGGAGACGGATGTATCGAATTTTACGATATCGCATCGGTCGCCAACCAGTATCACGTCGCTGAAGAAGCGGATGATGACGCATTGGTCGTGAACCCGCAGCACGTCACTGAAGAATAG
- a CDS encoding response regulator, with protein MRVYLFEDNHMTREMLTDLLEMLGCNVRSFCDPSEAFNRPGGARWAQSADIVITDLQMPFMSGLELAVKLTGSGFDEKNIAILSGYWTEDNRSFAENLGIRIFEKPLGIDLLCSWIKSHKTW; from the coding sequence ATGCGGGTTTACCTGTTTGAAGATAATCACATGACGAGGGAGATGCTCACGGATCTGCTGGAAATGCTTGGCTGCAATGTGCGTTCTTTTTGCGATCCGTCCGAGGCTTTCAACAGACCGGGCGGAGCCCGATGGGCGCAATCTGCGGATATCGTGATTACCGATCTTCAGATGCCTTTTATGTCGGGGCTGGAATTGGCTGTGAAACTGACAGGTTCAGGATTTGATGAGAAAAATATCGCGATTTTGTCTGGCTACTGGACAGAAGATAACCGCTCTTTTGCTGAAAATCTCGGAATCAGAATTTTTGAAAAGCCGCTGGGTATAGATCTGCTTTGTTCATGGATAAAATCGCATAAAACTTGGTGA
- a CDS encoding choice-of-anchor D domain-containing protein, with protein sequence MNALLRKTTLALALIFIFGSVGSAFALNLNSSCYKSSNPFYPKYGGQCTAFAWGRACEKMGVKLRFNTRSYPSAKYWYQYKPVSSLNLKMGSTPKSDSIAVWEGDGSEGSVGHVAYVERVSGGRVYFNEANVNTYKATNYGGGYDGYEKNRTIYNFEHRGGSIGDILGYIYLDSSAVESPKLPTVEMAYLDESNIIDIDKVDASEPDNRATFVKMLVAAIEKTFGYEMSEDCNLPYSDMPTGKWFDSYVRKAYCHELLVHKETFDPEDDMIRGFAALMVYRALTHPDMWNLLEPPDGYTSTFPDIDSLDLDEKDRKELTKALTFGEYYGVIRGKQNGEFDPGHEIIRSESAAMIFRMMTIPRNIKALCSTANTGESFKIYWDRVKYADSYDIEESKNNIFENSTLVDPQKTPGSYKYISKDSSGTFYYRTKAYYVNEDCNPSEAYGGWSKAVEVLVKTALPDLGFSDMSRNKGILSPGETLSANISVENQGRKSSNSTSLYYYFKKGSTSFSDRYKKGQYSIKSLEPFERGWERTVEYVIPENTEPGEYYFYFSIDPDNRIKESDESNNTHEWEITVKAERKISLSGNLNFGDVTVGTERKKYLTITNNGNETLNVTSVSCPPGFSGNFRGSIPAGQSRQVEIIFRPTAVKSYNGTISVSSNKTDGNDTISVSGRGTQQSERIISLSGNLNFGDVPKETSKTLTMTISNNGNETLNVTSVSCPDGFSGNFSGSIPAGQSRQVEITFRPTAVKSYGGTITVNSNKTGGDNTITVSGRGTQQSERIISLSGNLNFGDVPKGTSKTLTMTITNNGNETLNVTSVSCPDGFSGNFSGAIPAGQSRNVAVTFTPKDAKSYSGTITVDSDKTDGNNTISVSGQGVDSNSHFTPIWKVSEPNANPWMPMNLYVVKATLDKTELSAGDEIAVYDGDKCVGVATVGGALSETEPLEIVTSQKYETRDGFTAGNEIQFKIWDADAQKEIGNESITSAFFSVTDGSVIDPAPVFTAGANYGVRLEMSNSVKHIIPLIAGPNIVSSYAIPENTDIENVFKSLMDSNTLELVIDENGNRLVSVMNNWKNNGIPPFSHTEGYELRVTENTELVIEGKPVDLPVSIPLINGPNIIGYPVMSAQGSDGIFQSLKDDGSLVKVKDERGGTILSFLGNWRNTIGDLKAGEGYKVITNKDTALQIDDAGNKRRCRASQKRSDTSENLAASHFVPVWNGNPYNAMNFWVVGLDGIGIGQGDEIGVFDGEQCVGAGRIESSVSSQNILTLTTSADMGNGNGFGEGNEITFRFRAGGKSVEVSDVTAEFINMSDGSDAEPKFEEDSDYGVILSIGSVAAPQGFSVPTEITTALDVLSCCNGLEVTSVSAPVNGKAVVENNKILYTPDSGYLGTDIFSCTVALENDTATITVRVSVMKKTDADNDGLTDDEEAERGTDPNNPDSDGDGLTDGEEVAQDTDPTNSDSDGDSVSDGAEIEAGTDPNDPESKPELTAGVFIVKQDGNVRIDYLFDGGGYRGELGIFSLSGMEDMEPGSPEFIAEAIRRVLSESELGHVVIRDASEGARFSGQLGSRQEADFNVDKNKYKGLKTFAMTPGDKLVTVLIPDGTFAEVAKNPGTTDQKKRPLFSLATSNPDDGLYYGQIAGIDVEGMEEAFINAVAYEDIAADNSDRDYNDIVFQIRGVTICSPTLDGLIAEGYMKAEDDWRITDNPVIPHIVVPQPDENTPWLTITLKSPADLLVYDPDGNVIGKDGGSIPGATFEWDENGHQVVTLPALEDGDYTIVLRAIGDGGLCHLEVIGYQGGEKITGDEKALEIEPHQVLKSVLSAADFIGKREVVFDQPEVPTAPDGTVLAFDFDGDGDIDDDDIERISAMWGSEEGDPEYDVFFDLDEDGRIGLYDIMSVANSYTGR encoded by the coding sequence ATGAATGCGTTATTGCGCAAAACAACTCTGGCATTAGCTTTGATTTTCATTTTCGGAAGCGTTGGCTCTGCTTTTGCTCTTAACTTGAATTCCAGTTGTTACAAAAGTTCAAATCCTTTTTATCCTAAATACGGTGGCCAATGTACGGCATTTGCATGGGGCCGGGCGTGTGAAAAGATGGGAGTTAAACTGCGGTTCAACACCAGATCGTATCCCTCTGCAAAATATTGGTATCAGTACAAGCCTGTTAGCAGTCTTAATTTAAAAATGGGGAGCACTCCGAAAAGTGATTCAATCGCTGTTTGGGAAGGGGATGGTTCCGAAGGCTCTGTCGGACATGTTGCTTATGTTGAAAGGGTTTCAGGTGGCAGAGTCTATTTCAATGAGGCAAATGTCAATACTTATAAAGCTACGAACTATGGTGGCGGGTATGACGGATATGAAAAAAATAGAACAATATATAACTTTGAGCATCGAGGCGGAAGTATCGGTGATATCTTAGGATATATATACCTTGATTCGTCTGCTGTTGAATCTCCTAAGCTCCCCACTGTTGAAATGGCCTACCTCGACGAATCCAATATTATCGATATTGATAAAGTCGATGCTTCTGAACCGGACAATCGTGCCACTTTTGTCAAGATGCTGGTGGCGGCTATTGAAAAGACATTTGGTTACGAAATGTCCGAGGATTGTAACCTTCCTTATTCCGACATGCCGACAGGCAAATGGTTTGATTCGTATGTACGCAAAGCTTACTGCCACGAATTGTTGGTTCACAAAGAGACGTTTGATCCTGAAGATGATATGATCCGAGGATTTGCCGCATTAATGGTCTATCGGGCTTTGACACACCCTGACATGTGGAACCTGCTTGAACCGCCTGATGGCTATACAAGTACTTTCCCGGATATTGACAGCCTTGATCTTGATGAGAAAGATCGGAAAGAGCTAACAAAAGCGTTAACATTCGGAGAATACTACGGCGTCATTCGGGGCAAACAAAACGGAGAATTTGATCCGGGTCATGAAATCATCAGAAGCGAGTCCGCTGCAATGATTTTCCGTATGATGACAATCCCCCGAAACATCAAGGCGCTATGTTCCACTGCAAACACAGGAGAATCTTTTAAAATTTATTGGGACCGGGTTAAATACGCAGATTCTTATGACATAGAAGAATCCAAGAACAACATTTTTGAGAACTCTACTTTGGTTGACCCGCAAAAAACTCCGGGAAGCTATAAATACATATCCAAAGATTCATCAGGCACATTTTATTACCGTACCAAAGCTTATTACGTAAATGAAGATTGCAACCCTTCCGAAGCTTATGGCGGTTGGAGCAAGGCTGTTGAGGTACTAGTGAAAACAGCTCTGCCGGATTTGGGCTTTTCCGATATGAGCAGAAACAAAGGCATTCTCAGCCCGGGAGAAACATTGTCTGCGAATATCAGTGTTGAAAATCAGGGACGCAAATCTTCAAATAGTACCTCTCTCTATTATTACTTCAAAAAAGGCTCAACATCTTTTTCGGACAGATACAAAAAAGGCCAATATTCCATCAAAAGCCTTGAGCCTTTTGAACGGGGATGGGAGCGTACTGTTGAATATGTAATTCCGGAAAACACAGAACCCGGCGAATATTACTTCTATTTTTCAATAGATCCTGACAACAGGATTAAAGAATCTGATGAGAGCAACAATACCCACGAATGGGAAATCACCGTCAAAGCTGAGAGGAAAATCAGCCTCAGCGGCAATCTGAACTTCGGAGATGTTACGGTCGGAACGGAAAGAAAAAAATACCTGACAATAACCAACAACGGAAATGAAACTCTCAATGTGACATCGGTTTCATGTCCGCCCGGATTCAGCGGAAATTTCAGAGGATCAATACCCGCCGGGCAAAGCCGTCAGGTCGAGATCATTTTCCGCCCGACCGCCGTGAAATCTTACAACGGAACAATCTCTGTCAGTTCAAACAAAACAGACGGAAACGACACCATCAGCGTTTCCGGCAGGGGAACACAGCAGTCCGAACGCATCATCAGCCTCAGCGGCAACCTGAATTTCGGAGACGTTCCCAAAGAAACATCAAAGACCCTGACGATGACCATAAGCAACAACGGGAATGAGACTCTCAATGTGACATCGGTTTCATGTCCGGACGGATTCAGCGGGAATTTCAGCGGATCAATACCCGCCGGACAGAGCCGTCAGGTTGAGATCACTTTCCGCCCGACTGCTGTGAAGTCTTACGGCGGAACAATCACAGTCAATTCAAATAAAACAGGCGGTGACAACACCATAACTGTTTCCGGCAGGGGAACACAGCAGTCCGAACGCATCATCAGCCTCAGCGGCAACCTGAATTTCGGAGACGTTCCCAAAGGAACATCAAAGACCCTGACGATGACCATAACCAACAACGGGAATGAAACACTCAATGTGACATCGGTTTCGTGCCCGGACGGATTCAGCGGAAATTTCAGCGGGGCAATACCCGCCGGTCAGAGCCGGAATGTCGCCGTCACCTTCACCCCGAAAGACGCCAAGTCTTACAGCGGAACGATTACGGTTGATTCGGATAAGACAGACGGAAACAACACCATCAGTGTCTCCGGTCAGGGTGTGGATAGTAATTCCCATTTCACCCCGATATGGAAAGTCAGCGAACCTAATGCCAATCCCTGGATGCCCATGAATCTGTATGTGGTAAAAGCAACATTGGACAAAACAGAATTGTCGGCGGGCGACGAAATCGCAGTATATGACGGTGACAAATGCGTAGGCGTGGCAACTGTAGGCGGCGCACTTTCTGAAACAGAGCCGCTGGAAATCGTCACATCTCAGAAATATGAAACACGGGACGGTTTCACTGCCGGCAATGAAATCCAATTTAAAATCTGGGATGCCGACGCCCAAAAAGAGATTGGGAACGAAAGCATCACATCAGCCTTTTTCAGCGTTACCGATGGGTCTGTCATTGACCCCGCCCCTGTTTTTACCGCCGGAGCAAATTACGGTGTCCGTCTGGAAATGTCAAATTCGGTGAAACACATAATCCCGCTGATTGCCGGGCCAAACATTGTTTCATCCTATGCAATACCTGAAAATACGGACATCGAAAATGTTTTCAAATCTCTGATGGACAGCAACACTCTTGAACTTGTCATAGACGAAAACGGCAACCGCTTGGTCTCGGTTATGAACAATTGGAAGAACAACGGCATCCCGCCTTTCAGTCATACCGAAGGATATGAACTGCGGGTGACGGAGAACACTGAACTGGTAATCGAAGGCAAACCAGTGGATCTGCCGGTTTCCATCCCGCTGATCAACGGCCCCAACATCATCGGCTATCCGGTTATGTCTGCCCAGGGATCGGATGGTATATTTCAATCATTGAAGGATGACGGATCGCTGGTAAAGGTGAAAGACGAGCGCGGCGGTACAATTCTGAGTTTTCTTGGTAATTGGCGCAACACCATCGGCGATCTGAAAGCCGGTGAGGGATACAAGGTGATAACAAACAAAGATACTGCATTGCAGATTGATGACGCAGGCAACAAGAGGAGGTGTCGGGCCAGCCAGAAACGTTCTGACACCAGTGAAAATCTTGCTGCCAGTCACTTTGTACCGGTCTGGAACGGAAATCCCTACAACGCCATGAATTTCTGGGTTGTCGGGCTGGATGGAATCGGCATCGGACAGGGCGATGAGATTGGTGTTTTTGATGGCGAACAATGCGTCGGCGCTGGCAGAATTGAAAGCAGTGTCTCATCCCAAAATATTCTGACCCTGACAACTTCGGCGGATATGGGCAACGGCAACGGATTCGGCGAGGGAAACGAAATCACTTTTCGCTTCCGGGCTGGTGGTAAATCTGTTGAAGTATCTGATGTCACAGCTGAATTCATAAATATGAGTGACGGATCGGATGCCGAACCGAAATTTGAAGAGGATAGCGATTACGGCGTGATCCTGAGTATCGGAAGCGTTGCCGCTCCGCAGGGGTTCAGCGTTCCGACAGAAATTACGACGGCCTTGGACGTGCTTTCTTGCTGTAACGGCCTTGAAGTGACCAGCGTATCTGCGCCGGTGAATGGCAAGGCGGTTGTTGAGAACAACAAGATTCTCTATACGCCGGACAGCGGCTATCTGGGGACAGATATATTCTCCTGCACGGTTGCCCTTGAAAACGATACTGCGACAATTACGGTCAGGGTATCGGTTATGAAAAAAACTGACGCTGACAACGACGGCCTTACCGACGACGAAGAAGCCGAACGCGGCACTGATCCGAATAACCCGGATTCTGACGGCGACGGCCTCACCGACGGTGAGGAAGTGGCACAAGACACCGATCCTACCAACTCCGACAGTGACGGCGACAGCGTGAGCGACGGTGCCGAAATCGAAGCCGGAACCGATCCCAACGACCCGGAAAGCAAACCCGAACTCACCGCAGGCGTCTTCATCGTAAAACAGGATGGCAACGTCCGCATTGACTACCTCTTTGACGGCGGCGGATACAGGGGCGAATTGGGCATCTTCAGCCTGTCCGGCATGGAAGACATGGAGCCGGGATCACCGGAATTCATCGCCGAAGCCATTCGCCGGGTGCTGTCCGAATCGGAACTCGGTCACGTCGTCATCAGAGACGCTTCCGAGGGCGCCCGGTTCAGCGGCCAGCTCGGTTCCCGTCAGGAGGCGGATTTCAACGTTGACAAGAATAAGTACAAAGGTTTGAAGACGTTTGCCATGACGCCTGGCGACAAGCTCGTGACAGTCCTCATCCCGGACGGCACATTCGCGGAAGTGGCGAAAAATCCCGGAACGACCGACCAGAAGAAGCGTCCCCTGTTCTCCCTGGCGACATCGAACCCGGACGACGGTCTGTATTACGGCCAGATCGCCGGCATTGACGTGGAGGGCATGGAAGAGGCGTTTATAAATGCCGTTGCCTACGAGGATATTGCGGCCGACAACAGCGACCGGGATTATAATGACATCGTGTTTCAGATCCGGGGCGTCACCATCTGTTCGCCCACGCTGGACGGCCTGATTGCCGAAGGCTACATGAAGGCCGAAGACGACTGGCGGATCACTGACAACCCGGTCATCCCGCACATCGTTGTGCCGCAGCCGGATGAGAACACCCCGTGGCTCACCATCACCCTGAAATCTCCTGCGGACCTGCTGGTCTACGATCCCGACGGCAACGTCATCGGCAAGGACGGCGGAAGCATTCCGGGCGCGACCTTTGAGTGGGACGAGAACGGCCATCAGGTGGTCACGCTGCCCGCTCTCGAAGACGGCGACTACACCATCGTCCTTCGCGCCATCGGCGACGGCGGCCTGTGCCACCTCGAAGTCATCGGCTATCAGGGCGGAGAAAAGATCACGGGCGACGAAAAAGCCTTGGAGATCGAGCCGCACCAGGTGCTGAAGTCCGTCCTGTCCGCTGCGGATTTTATCGGGAAGCGCGAAGTCGTGTTTGATCAGCCCGAAGTGCCCACCGCGCCGGACGGAACCGTGCTGGCATTCGATTTTGACGGCGACGGCGATATCGACGACGATGACATCGAAAGAATCTCCGCCATGTGGGGATCGGAAGAGGGCGACCCGGAATACGACGTCTTCTTTGATCTGGACGAGGACGGACGCATCGGACTGTATGATATTATGTCTGTGGCCAACAGCTACACCGGCAGATAA